In the Marinobacter sp. Arc7-DN-1 genome, CCTGTTCCACCAGGGCTACTGGCAAAGGTTGTGGTCAGCCCGGGATACCGACGCCCTGAGCCGGGGGGCGCTGCTCGGCGGCGTGGTCACCATCGGCGTGGTCGCTGTGGTTGGCGGGCTTGGGATATTGGCGGCCATGAGCGGCGCCGACCTTGGTAATCCGCCGATTCCCTTCTTTGCTTTGCTGGCCGATGCCCCGGCCTGGCTGTCATTGCCAGCACTTATTCTGGCGATCACCCTGGTCGCCTCGTCGGTGGATACACTGCAAAATGCCCTGGCGTCCCTGGCTGTTACCGAGAAACAGGGGCTTTCCATTGTCAGTGCCCGATGGTTCACCGTGCTGCTGATGATTCCGGTGGTTCTGGTGGCACTGCAGGGGATCTCGGTGCTCCGGCTGTTCCTGATCGCCGACCTGCTGTGCGCCACGGCGGTGTTGCCTGTACTGATGGGGCTTTGGAGCAGAATGACCACGCGAGCGGCGATTCTGGGCTGTCTGGCGGGGCTTCTTGGCGCCATTCTGCCGGGTTGGATTGCCGGAGGCAGCTTTATGGCCGGCCTGGAAGCCGCCAGCTTCCCCGGCAGCATCCCAACACTGATGCCGTTTGTTGGTGCCCTTGCGGGCTCCGGAGTGGTTAGTCTCGTGGTCGCAGCTACGACCCCAAAACGTTGAGAGAGTGCTGTCCGGCTTTTCAGCTGGACAGCAGTTCAATCGGGTACCGGATCCTGGTCTGGTCGACCCCGGGCCGGGCTCCAAAATCCACCAGCCTCAAACGGTTACAGATCTTGCTCTCGAGCGCCGGCTCATTAAGCGTGGACTCCACCACCGAGCAGCTCGACACTGCTCCATTCGGCTCAATAACCAGTTCAGGCGTGATGCTTCCCTGGAGGGAAGGTTTCCGGCGCAACTCCCGGTTGTAAATGCTGTAGATCGCTGATTTGTTGGCGTCCATGGTGCGGCGCAATTCTTCCTTGCTCCGGGTTCTGGCGGCCGTTTCCTGCTGCTCCCTGCGTGCAGTCTCTTTTGCGGCTGCAATCCTTTCTGCTTCCGCAACTTCGGCGCGCTGACGTTCGGCCAGGGCAACCTGACGGGCCTCCCGGTTCAGCGCTTCCTCATTCACACCGCTGCTCCTGGTGTTTGCGGTAGCGCGGGACGCCAGCGTATCACCGGTTTTACGGGTAATAGGCTCTGCGGTATTGGCGACGACCCCCGGCAGGCGTTCAATCCCCAGATCCACCGTGTAGCCTTTGGCGATGCCGCCAAGGTCGACCCGGATACCTGGCAGGCGGTACTCGACGGTTCGGACGTCTTGATCAAGAATCACGTCACGGAAATTTACCCGGGGCAAACCGGACCGAATTTCTTCTTCCGTGGGCTTTTTCCCGGATCTGAAGTCGTAAAGATAACCAACGGAACCAAACGTTATGTCAAACGCGCCGTCACTGAGAAGAGACACTTCCCGGGCCTTTTGCAGCACCTGAAACAGGCCGGCACTGACGGCAACCGGTCCGCTGGCCGCGCTGCGGTTGAGCCCGGAAACTTCCGAGTCATCACGGTAGCGGCTCATCTGCTCATCTACCTGATGAAAAACCGCCAACACTTCTGTTCCAACCCGGTCCGCCAGCTCTTTATCGTCTGCCCAGAACTCCAGTTCGATGGGGGTCGTCATGGCGGTATCGGTGAATCTGTACCAGTCGGCGCTGGCGGTCAGAGGCAGGAGCATAAGTCCTGCCAGGACAAGCCGGCACCGGAATCCGGACTTCAGAAACGTGCGATTACCCTCTGCCCCTACCTGCACCAGACACTCTCCGCTCGTTGGTGGCCTGTCCGGCCGTTTCGAGAGAAGTGTATCCAGTCCCCGTTCGGAAACCAAATGACGGTTTTCAGGCAATCCCTGCCGACACCTGGAACTGCCCGGTCAGTCTCTGAAGCTTGTTGGCCGAAGCCTGAGTGCGCTCGGAACTCAGCACCAACTGCTCGACTACAGACCTCATTACCGAAGCACTCTCAGCTACGCCGGAGGTCTGCGAGCTCTGGCGTCGATTGGTCTCTTCGATACCGTCGATGGCTTTGAACAGCTTTTCGACCATGTGATGCAGGGCTGAATTGTCATCAACCGCCGCTTCAGCCTTGCGAAGACGGTCTTCCATTTCTGACATGCCCTCTTCCATGGTGAAAACCGCTCGCCGGGTCTCCTCCTGCACCCGATCAAGACGCTCCCCGATTTCGCTGGTGGCCTGGGCGGTTCTGCTTGCCAGTTTCCTGACTTCGTCTGCCACAACTGCAAATCCTCTCCCGGATTCCCCTGCCCGGGCGGCCTCAATGGCCGCATTCAGAGCCAGAAGGTTGGTCTGTGCTGCAATGTCATTTATGACTGATGCCGTTTTTGCTATCTCGTCTGTCCGGTCATTTGCCGCACGAATTCCCTCTGCCGAGCGGTTGATGATCGCCCGAATACTCTGTGTTTCCTGACTCACGCGGGCAAACTGTGCCCTCGCGCGCTCAACCACTTCATCCATTCCGGAGCGCATTTCATGGGCGGTAGTTGAAGCATTCCGGATTTCATTCTGCTGCCAATTTGCGCCTTGCAGCATCTCGTCGATATGCGCCAGAACGTCGCGGATTCTCTGATCAGCGAGCCGGTTCTGCTCCATGAGTTGATCGCTCGCCTGGCGGGACTCCGAGGCCAGTGTGATAACCTGCCCGACCATGCCATCAAGACTGTCTATGAAGCTGTTGATCCAGCGAGCCAGATCACCGGTTTCATCCCGGCGCATCCGGGATGGGTCCATCCTTTGCCTGAGGTTACCGCCGCCCTCGGCAATATTGCGAATAACCTCCGCCATGGCACTTAGTTTATCTGAGACGGGGAGCACTGCAGTGATCCTGAACAACCACACCAGGCAAAACGCGACGCCGGCGTTGACCAGCCCCTCAAGCCAGAGCGGCACACCCGCCCACGCCATGGCAAAACTGGTCGCCCAAAGTACAGCTATAAACAGAGCAAACCTCATCGACAGCCGG is a window encoding:
- a CDS encoding methyl-accepting chemotaxis protein, whose amino-acid sequence is MTLKSTSMNLTPAERRWLPVFGESGKLAMGWSCFLNRGMYATNEQIFESIARTRRDALIAWAEHKWSFMESMASRVSAENEATVRGIITASAGRLREISELFVIDKDGTVIESTAGGRAGKSDLPQGAVAEGIRNRFLHGPYKDPVTLRLGATTSRFHDSVTLMFYQPLTLANGDPGALCARIPNDVMSDLIQREAGHVFEESGDNYLFMIESHFDRSILPGTALSRSRFEDATFSHGDNLKDGIRTGFGIVGVREHTEFEIRFTDPATGELHPGVRETIAKGENLYIKYPGYSDYRHIPVIGKGVTFRLPGSPDLWGMMCEGDLEEVYRRRSLSYRLSMRFALFIAVLWATSFAMAWAGVPLWLEGLVNAGVAFCLVWLFRITAVLPVSDKLSAMAEVIRNIAEGGGNLRQRMDPSRMRRDETGDLARWINSFIDSLDGMVGQVITLASESRQASDQLMEQNRLADQRIRDVLAHIDEMLQGANWQQNEIRNASTTAHEMRSGMDEVVERARAQFARVSQETQSIRAIINRSAEGIRAANDRTDEIAKTASVINDIAAQTNLLALNAAIEAARAGESGRGFAVVADEVRKLASRTAQATSEIGERLDRVQEETRRAVFTMEEGMSEMEDRLRKAEAAVDDNSALHHMVEKLFKAIDGIEETNRRQSSQTSGVAESASVMRSVVEQLVLSSERTQASANKLQRLTGQFQVSAGIA
- a CDS encoding FAD:protein FMN transferase, with the protein product MTTPIELEFWADDKELADRVGTEVLAVFHQVDEQMSRYRDDSEVSGLNRSAASGPVAVSAGLFQVLQKAREVSLLSDGAFDITFGSVGYLYDFRSGKKPTEEEIRSGLPRVNFRDVILDQDVRTVEYRLPGIRVDLGGIAKGYTVDLGIERLPGVVANTAEPITRKTGDTLASRATANTRSSGVNEEALNREARQVALAERQRAEVAEAERIAAAKETARREQQETAARTRSKEELRRTMDANKSAIYSIYNRELRRKPSLQGSITPELVIEPNGAVSSCSVVESTLNEPALESKICNRLRLVDFGARPGVDQTRIRYPIELLSS